A single genomic interval of Lathyrus oleraceus cultivar Zhongwan6 chromosome 7, CAAS_Psat_ZW6_1.0, whole genome shotgun sequence harbors:
- the LOC127105284 gene encoding F-box protein At5g39450: MLEPDPSPHDSSLLLSLPDDVFATVSRFLIPREVFNLSLCCKSLYALATSEKVWCTQCDIIGIVSHRDLVEWREYVSSYKVLCRFLSSVKPLIGIWVQQNPELGNLVYVMPGFVSVIACRIIPQEIVSSGSIQDGSILWSPVFEIVCDFDGSSMFFLHGREEKEIDCVYHGSVKCVNRFCNLLMLEVESLKQDNNEAMVPFSKLGFRDRKKLLEVTTSTSQVRLEVPNHANEPLFPRSRDDYVNFQKDLVLLKERREFLIQMAQMYKLGCIQIENRENSQEEDVGSMRLEANEVRKSHDYSKALSFPPSNENGHTQCIKRKSFGGYFWDGFKHILGRSSSIDGYVNIDQQHNTIAETRNDRSSCSIDGIVCNVDKQQSTKAGTRDDQSSRTIDGSVISIDQQQNTATGTRNDNMMLSSSRETKHDRLQDFLKSSDTLRLTLKALTANLSCFRGWPNMNKNWFALYKMPLQVPKVDQVYAGLWGGTFGLPHEKSSQDKPRKALFFLLLSYSESKGQRFLIGTKILEGTRYAMHPNGSAMFTVNINEPSLDPFPSKTGRDSSSMNNIEHAFTGEGIANGYGFKYPGSKSGSLFVFQNGDLAFVWKESRDVLTLRRLNLQELLKKGKRIRSLPPIDNFSYLMKSCLNVFTS; this comes from the coding sequence ATGTTGGAACCTGATCCTTCTCCCCATGATTCAAGTTTGCTTCTTTCTCTACCGGATGATGTGTTTGCCACAGTTTCAAGGTTTTTGATTCCTAGAGAAGTTTTCAATCTCAGTCTATGTTGTAAGAGTCTCTATGCTCTTGCCACATCTGAAAAAGTTTGGTGTACTCAATGTGACATTATAGGTATTGTGTCACACAGAGACCTAGTTGAGTGGAGAGAGTATGTTTCATCTTACAAAGTACTTTGTCGTTTTCTTTCGAGTGTTAAACCGTTGATTGGTATATGGGTTCAACAGAATCCTGAGCTTGGTAACCTTGTTTATGTAATGCCGGGTTTTGTTTCTGTCATCGCGTGTCGAATAATTCCTCAGGAGATTGTTTCATCAGGGAGTATTCAAGATGGTTCTATCCTTTGGTCACCTGTGTTTGAAATTGTTTGCGATTTCGATGGTTCGAGTATGTTTTTTCTTCATGGAAGGGAAGAAAAGGAGATTGATTGTGTTTATCATGGTTCGGTTAAGTGTGTTAATAGATTTTGTAATTTATTGATGCTTGAGGTTGAATCTTTGAAACAAGATAATAATGAGGCAATGGTTCCTTTTAGCAAGTTGGGTTTTAGGGACAGAAAAAAGTTGCTTGAGGTCACTACTAGTACTAGCCAAGTTAGATTAGAGGTTCCTAATCATGCGAATGAACCATTGTTTCCTAGATCAAGGGATGATTATGTCAATTTTCAGAAAGATTTGGTGCTCTTAAAGGAAAGAAGAGAATTTCTTATTCAAATGGCTCAAATGTATAAGCTTGGTTGTATTCAGATTGAAAATAGAGAAAATTCTCAAGAGGAAGACGTTGGTTCGATGCGATTAGAGGCTAATGAGGTAAGAAAGAGTCATGATTATTCCAAGGCTTTATCTTTTCCCCCAAGCAATGAAAATGGTCACACACAATGCATCAAGAGAAAAAGTTTTGGTGGTTATTTTTGGGATGGGTTTAAGCATATCCTTGGAAGATCTAGTTCAATTGATGGCTATGTTAATATTGATCAGCAACACAACACAATCGCAGAAACAAGAAACGATCGAAGTTCTTGTTCGATTGACGGCATTGTTTGCAATGTTGATAAACAACAAAGCACGAAAGCAGGAACAAGAGACGATCAAAGTTCTCGTACAATCGATGGCAGCGTTATCAGTATTGATCAGCAACAAAACACGGCCACAGGAACAAGGAACGATAACATGATGCTTAGTTCAAGCCGTGAGACAAAGCATGATAGGCTTCAAGACTTTCTCAAATCAAGCGACACGCTAAGGCTAACGTTAAAGGCATTAACTGCAAACTTGTCTTGTTTTCGAGGCTGGCCGAATATGAACAAGAATTGGTTTGCACTTTACAAGATGCCTTTGCAAGTTCCTAAAGTAGACCAAGTGTATGCTGGTTTATGGGGAGGAACTTTTGGTTTGCCTCATGAAAAATCTTCTCAAGACAAGCCTAGAAAGGCTTTATTCTTTCTTTTGCTCTCGTATTCAGAGTCGAAGGGACAGCGATTTCTCATCGGGACAAAGATATTGGAAGGAACTCGCTACGCCATGCATCCTAATGGTTCTGCAATGTTCACAGTGAACATCAACGAGCCTTCACTTGATCCTTTTCCTTCGAAAACTGGTAGGGACTCGTCATCGATGAATAACATCGAACACGCTTTTACGGGAGAAGGTATTGCAAACGGTTACGGTTTCAAATATCCAGGATCAAAGTCCGGTTCACTCTTTGTATTTCAAAATGGCGATCTTGCCTTTGTTTGGAAGGAATCAAGAGATGTTTTGACCCTTCGAAGACTTAACTTGCAAGAACTTTTGAAGAAAGGAAAAAGGATACGTTCTTTGCCTCCGATCGACAACTTTTCATATTTGATGAAGTCATGCTTAAATGTGTTTACCAGCTAA